A genome region from Deltaproteobacteria bacterium includes the following:
- a CDS encoding DUF4276 family protein codes for MPLKEKGTNKKLQEVSLFFVEGETEIEFYTKEIARHFPTLKKRIINLHGNSNIHRKVLGKAFDFINKNKEYVIRIFCCVDRESRDHNPPLDINELSKSICENPLLEKHVISVDKVIATQMIESWFFYDIEGIYRYLRAPRKERNPSKYQPPEKYTHIDLSKLFERYGKTYIKGKKCKYFIDNLDIIRIYNECQELKDGIKLVEKRIKASE; via the coding sequence ATGCCTTTGAAAGAAAAAGGCACAAACAAGAAGTTACAAGAAGTTTCTCTGTTTTTTGTCGAAGGTGAAACAGAAATAGAATTTTATACAAAAGAAATAGCAAGACACTTTCCAACTTTAAAGAAAAGAATTATTAATCTCCATGGAAACTCAAATATTCATAGAAAAGTTCTAGGTAAAGCATTCGACTTCATAAATAAAAACAAAGAGTATGTAATTCGTATTTTCTGTTGTGTAGATAGAGAAAGCAGAGACCACAATCCCCCCCTTGATATCAATGAACTATCCAAATCAATTTGTGAAAATCCTCTTTTAGAAAAACATGTGATTTCTGTTGATAAGGTTATTGCAACACAAATGATAGAGTCTTGGTTTTTTTACGATATAGAGGGAATTTACAGGTATTTAAGAGCTCCCCGTAAAGAGAGAAATCCTTCTAAATACCAACCTCCAGAAAAATATACACATATAGACCTATCAAAGCTTTTTGAGCGTTACGGGAAAACATATATTAAAGGGAAGAAGTGTAAATATTTTATTGATAATTTAGATATCATAAGAATATACAATGAATGTCAAGAACTCAAGGATGGTATTAAACTTGTTGAAAAGAGAATAAAAGCAAGTGAATAG
- a CDS encoding ATP-binding protein encodes MLKPKIKEIFVDGYKNLINCKVILHDFNIIVGPNNGGKSNFLEIFNLIRTIIDGSKEEIKGIFRGGMLERGIIVCLLKKYKKKPITISFLVEASEPHMQIGYSIVLGSLTAEDDFRLGILNEELTLKNMRKTGPAVKLFTRDKNIVKVKLLNKIVSHEINNEMSVFTLLPQLYPDRDKIDSNFIEASTIMMRIFRTSVTAPQPNELREQLGEGVKIPFTSPRINSFDLVEVVKKIYENKALYKQFKNVLCQILDLEDVLVEILKAPPVLRKKVEEVPDEICFLALKMQGQGYTLINSLSDGTLIVVAILILLLSPDRKGPLLCIEEPENCLHPKALKTLMTYLRQKSTETQIIATTHSSYILNQVSPENVIIARIKDDGSTTFDEIKNIKELHKRLRSGYINFGDLLETEFEEDEGVEF; translated from the coding sequence ATGTTAAAACCAAAAATAAAAGAAATTTTTGTAGATGGATATAAAAATCTTATTAATTGTAAGGTAATTCTGCATGATTTCAATATAATTGTAGGACCTAATAATGGTGGAAAAAGTAATTTCTTAGAAATTTTTAATTTAATTAGAACAATAATTGATGGTTCTAAAGAGGAAATCAAAGGTATATTTAGAGGCGGGATGCTGGAACGTGGCATTATAGTTTGCCTACTCAAAAAATATAAAAAAAAACCGATTACAATATCTTTTTTAGTTGAAGCATCTGAACCTCATATGCAAATAGGTTATTCTATTGTGCTAGGTTCATTAACGGCAGAGGATGATTTTCGATTAGGTATTCTTAATGAGGAGTTAACCTTAAAAAATATGAGAAAAACAGGACCTGCCGTTAAATTATTTACCAGAGATAAAAATATAGTTAAGGTTAAGCTTTTAAATAAGATAGTTAGTCATGAGATAAATAATGAAATGTCTGTTTTTACTCTACTTCCCCAGCTTTATCCTGATAGAGATAAAATAGATTCTAATTTTATAGAAGCAAGTACAATAATGATGCGCATTTTCCGTACTAGTGTAACGGCTCCTCAACCAAACGAGTTAAGAGAACAACTTGGGGAAGGTGTCAAAATCCCATTTACCTCACCAAGGATCAATTCTTTTGATTTAGTAGAAGTTGTAAAAAAGATATATGAAAACAAAGCATTATACAAACAATTTAAGAACGTTCTATGCCAAATACTAGACCTTGAGGATGTATTAGTTGAAATTCTCAAAGCACCACCTGTTTTAAGAAAAAAAGTTGAAGAAGTGCCCGATGAAATTTGCTTTTTAGCTTTAAAAATGCAAGGCCAAGGATATACGTTAATTAATAGTTTATCTGATGGGACACTTATTGTTGTGGCAATTTTGATCTTATTACTATCCCCGGATAGGAAAGGTCCACTCCTTTGCATAGAAGAGCCTGAAAATTGTTTGCATCCCAAGGCACTTAAAACTCTAATGACATATTTGCGTCAAAAGTCAACTGAAACACAAATAATAGCGACAACACATTCATCGTATATATTAAATCAGGTAAGTCCTGAGAATGTAATTATTGCTAGAATTAAAGATGATGGCAGCACAACATTTGATGAAATAAAAAATATCAAAGAACTTCACAAAAGATTGCGAAGTGGATATATAAACTTTGGTGATCTTCTCGAAACTGAGTTTGAAGAGGATGAGGGAGTTGAATTTTAA
- a CDS encoding DUF3732 domain-containing protein, whose amino-acid sequence MKAHIRKIILFSEKGDKREVDLKEGLNIITGDSKTGKSALIEIVDYCLFSSRSGIPKGKIDKFASLFSIVLEVEDKLLVIGRPGSNTANWRKAYFAIETDKKFLDDFSIRYFEQHQLTALKEVQSDVEKHLGLAVTDTTEDIDEFRKTGKATMRSFASLIFQHQNLIANKHALFYRFDDFQKRQRTLNEIPILMNWVDGKYYSLIREKEEKEKQLKAEKRLKRKIEQNKDVLKNKLLNLIENYYALLGLEIDRDLSFAELKAKGQNLPLMPDTAYSSTGLQDRINSLKKQRQLKQDRLYEVEKEINELEEIENIAINYVSKVKEISSTNAIEADLQNNQCPICHNPVKSFNETLTLVKESRSSLRDELLKTGTYKEDNSELLQNLRKERDESKRDIRSLTASINQLEDQDKELKQRRPLRDQSMILKGTIETTIKQVLDENTLARDTIDLKDLQIQVNDLKEKLDGYDLRTKFSKADAFLYSRMNEICGKLDFEKELKPENLHFRLEDFNFFHLKDHNKIYLSEMGSGANWLACHLSLFLALLHLICKESKSCIPSILFIDQPSQVYFPKEFQKTDDNEEEYDENIIQVQNIFNTLVETIREIEEDCQFTPQIVVMEHADNLELKGANFNSFVRKRWATNGEKLI is encoded by the coding sequence ATGAAAGCGCATATTAGGAAAATAATCCTTTTCAGCGAGAAAGGGGACAAAAGAGAGGTTGATTTAAAAGAGGGACTAAATATCATTACAGGAGATTCCAAGACTGGTAAAAGTGCTCTAATAGAAATAGTTGATTACTGTCTATTCTCTTCTCGGTCCGGCATACCCAAAGGTAAAATTGATAAATTCGCTTCTTTGTTTTCAATAGTTCTTGAGGTTGAAGATAAATTATTAGTAATAGGCCGTCCAGGTTCTAACACTGCTAATTGGAGAAAGGCATATTTTGCAATTGAAACAGATAAAAAGTTTTTAGATGATTTTTCTATTAGATATTTTGAACAACACCAATTAACAGCCCTTAAGGAAGTGCAAAGCGATGTTGAAAAACATTTGGGGCTTGCAGTAACTGATACAACGGAAGATATAGATGAATTTAGAAAAACAGGCAAAGCTACGATGAGGAGCTTTGCCTCATTAATTTTCCAGCATCAAAACCTAATAGCAAACAAGCATGCATTATTTTACAGGTTCGATGATTTTCAAAAAAGGCAACGAACGCTGAACGAAATCCCGATTTTAATGAACTGGGTTGATGGGAAATATTACAGTCTAATTAGAGAGAAGGAAGAAAAAGAGAAACAACTGAAAGCAGAAAAAAGATTAAAGAGAAAAATCGAGCAGAATAAAGATGTCCTGAAAAATAAGTTATTGAACTTAATTGAAAACTACTATGCTTTATTAGGTTTGGAGATTGATAGGGACTTGTCTTTCGCTGAATTAAAAGCAAAAGGCCAAAATTTGCCTCTAATGCCTGATACAGCTTATAGCTCTACCGGACTACAAGATCGCATAAATAGTTTAAAAAAACAGAGGCAACTTAAACAAGATCGTCTTTATGAGGTTGAAAAAGAAATAAATGAACTAGAAGAGATAGAAAATATTGCCATAAACTATGTATCTAAAGTAAAAGAAATAAGCTCAACAAATGCTATTGAAGCAGATCTTCAAAATAATCAATGCCCCATATGCCATAACCCAGTCAAATCATTCAATGAAACCTTGACGCTTGTTAAAGAATCAAGGAGCAGTCTGAGAGACGAACTGTTAAAAACGGGAACATATAAGGAAGACAATTCGGAACTACTCCAAAACTTGCGAAAAGAAAGAGACGAGTCTAAAAGAGATATCCGCAGTTTAACAGCGTCAATCAATCAATTAGAAGATCAAGATAAAGAGTTAAAACAAAGAAGACCATTAAGAGATCAGTCTATGATCCTAAAGGGAACGATAGAGACAACAATCAAACAAGTACTTGACGAAAATACTTTGGCAAGAGATACAATCGACCTTAAAGATTTACAGATACAAGTTAATGATTTGAAGGAAAAATTAGATGGCTATGACTTAAGAACGAAATTTAGTAAAGCAGATGCTTTCTTATATTCCAGAATGAATGAAATTTGTGGAAAATTAGATTTTGAAAAAGAATTAAAACCAGAGAATTTACACTTCAGGCTTGAAGACTTTAATTTTTTTCATTTAAAGGACCATAACAAAATTTATTTGTCTGAAATGGGAAGTGGGGCAAACTGGTTAGCTTGTCATTTATCTTTATTTTTGGCATTACTTCATTTGATTTGTAAAGAGAGCAAGTCTTGTATCCCTTCTATTCTTTTTATAGATCAACCAAGTCAAGTTTACTTTCCCAAAGAGTTTCAAAAAACTGATGACAATGAAGAAGAGTACGATGAAAATATTATTCAAGTACAAAATATTTTCAATACTTTAGTAGAAACCATACGAGAAATTGAAGAAGATTGTCAATTTACACCGCAAATTGTAGTCATGGAACATGCAGACAATTTGGAACTTAAAGGTGCTAACTTTAATTCCTTTGTAAGGAAAAGATGGGCAACAAATGGTGAAAAGCTAATATAA
- a CDS encoding DUF6521 family protein: protein MKASALKAIMYSPQWTSRLLHYFISGAMAVNDKGIKFELIFFALPLVLDNKIAKKLSNSKKTSTLTTVFKEVDLKERLIGINERIENYREITNQGLIYLGNTEKLNIGEYINISECINYQKENDLFLKQKYKAAYNWGCILGKQNYQSVFLRMGVTTI from the coding sequence GTGAAAGCAAGCGCCTTAAAAGCAATAATGTACTCCCCGCAATGGACTTCAAGATTGTTACATTACTTCATAAGTGGAGCTATGGCTGTAAACGACAAAGGAATTAAATTTGAGTTGATCTTTTTTGCTTTGCCACTTGTATTAGATAATAAAATAGCCAAGAAGCTGTCAAATTCAAAAAAAACTTCTACATTAACAACTGTTTTCAAAGAAGTTGATTTAAAAGAACGTTTAATCGGTATTAATGAACGTATAGAAAACTATAGGGAAATAACAAATCAGGGCCTGATTTATCTTGGAAATACAGAAAAGCTCAATATAGGGGAGTATATCAATATTAGTGAATGCATAAATTATCAAAAAGAAAACGATCTTTTTTTGAAACAAAAATATAAAGCGGCCTATAACTGGGGATGTATTTTAGGGAAGCAGAATTACCAATCCGTTTTTTTGAGAATGGGGGTAACTACGATATGA
- a CDS encoding YgiT-type zinc finger protein, whose translation MICPDCKKEEMVKGTETIRYEESGLPNVVLKDIPLRRCANCGNQLVSIPNLAGLHRCIAVALVNKPERLTPLEIGFLRKSLGWSKADFARKLHVRPEQVSRWESSKAPVPMQVQSELLLRSLVAMGQKIDDYKDHMEELASKTATEPSIVSLGYDDAGWHKLAA comes from the coding sequence ATGATTTGCCCGGACTGCAAAAAAGAGGAGATGGTTAAAGGTACGGAAACAATACGTTACGAGGAGAGCGGCCTCCCCAATGTGGTATTGAAAGATATTCCGCTCAGGCGCTGCGCCAATTGCGGCAACCAGTTGGTCTCCATTCCAAACCTGGCAGGTCTTCACCGCTGCATCGCCGTTGCACTTGTCAACAAACCGGAAAGGCTAACCCCTCTTGAAATCGGTTTCTTGAGGAAGTCCCTTGGCTGGTCCAAGGCGGATTTTGCCCGAAAACTGCACGTCCGGCCAGAGCAGGTTTCACGCTGGGAAAGCAGCAAAGCCCCCGTACCCATGCAGGTACAAAGCGAACTTTTATTACGCTCTCTCGTCGCTATGGGGCAAAAAATTGACGATTACAAAGACCACATGGAAGAACTCGCTTCAAAGACCGCCACGGAGCCGTCTATCGTCTCTTTAGGATACGACGATGCAGGCTGGCATAAATTGGCGGCTTGA
- a CDS encoding DUF4258 domain-containing protein: protein MDQPYSKHEAKKLLRKILTNGFITYSRPHAIDRLKERNLTMVDCENVLRGGIVEEAEYENGSWRHQVRTNKIAVIIEFLSKEEVLIVTAWRLE from the coding sequence ATGGATCAACCCTATTCAAAGCATGAAGCAAAAAAGCTGCTTCGTAAAATTTTAACGAATGGATTTATAACCTATTCAAGGCCTCACGCCATAGATCGGCTTAAGGAACGCAATCTCACCATGGTTGACTGTGAGAATGTGCTTCGAGGAGGTATCGTAGAAGAAGCGGAATACGAAAACGGTTCCTGGCGGCATCAGGTGAGGACGAACAAGATAGCCGTTATTATTGAATTCCTGTCGAAAGAAGAAGTATTGATTGTTACTGCATGGAGGTTGGAATGA
- a CDS encoding tetratricopeptide repeat protein codes for MKRYTESLIYLMGLLLFLFVADSVFAQGPLRKGSEAEAYNNTGYDYYKNGQYDLAISYYSKAIEIEPRNAKAYYNRGNAYGAKGQYERAISDLTKAIEINPRHTASYNSRGFHYYRMDKLDDAILDFTRAIELSPKHFKAYYNRGLMYGRKGEYDKSISDTSKAIELNPWLFQAYVNRSIAYKLNGQYDLAIKDSNKAIQLNPNHTNAYVSRGDAFSKKGQYERAFSDYNKAIEIDPNYAEAYNNRAGTYTLTNQYDLAIADSNKAIEINPELAEAYDTRGEVYYKKGQYDLAISDFNRAIELDPEIQDAYKNRGDAFSAKYKDKKRSCSDWKKACQLGLCENYDLAKKEGTCK; via the coding sequence ATGAAACGATATACTGAATCACTCATTTATCTCATGGGATTGTTACTTTTTTTGTTTGTTGCTGACAGCGTCTTTGCACAAGGACCGTTACGCAAAGGCTCAGAGGCTGAGGCATACAACAACACTGGCTATGACTATTATAAAAATGGACAATATGATCTCGCTATTTCTTATTACAGCAAAGCTATTGAAATTGAACCGAGGAATGCCAAAGCTTACTACAATAGAGGAAATGCTTACGGTGCGAAAGGCCAATATGAGCGTGCCATTTCTGATTTAACCAAAGCCATTGAAATAAATCCCAGGCATACCGCTTCTTACAATAGCCGGGGATTCCATTATTATAGGATGGACAAGCTTGACGATGCCATCCTGGACTTTACAAGGGCAATTGAACTAAGCCCCAAGCATTTTAAGGCATATTACAACAGGGGCCTTATGTATGGTCGTAAAGGTGAATACGATAAATCCATTTCGGATACAAGCAAAGCGATTGAATTGAATCCTTGGCTTTTTCAGGCATACGTCAACAGGAGTATTGCATATAAATTAAATGGTCAATATGACCTCGCCATCAAGGACTCCAATAAGGCCATCCAATTAAATCCAAACCATACTAATGCCTATGTAAGTCGAGGTGACGCATTTTCTAAAAAGGGACAATATGAGCGTGCCTTTTCTGATTATAACAAGGCTATCGAGATAGATCCTAATTACGCCGAAGCCTATAACAATCGGGCAGGGACTTATACCCTGACAAATCAGTACGATCTTGCCATTGCAGATTCCAACAAAGCAATTGAGATAAATCCGGAACTTGCTGAGGCATACGACACACGAGGAGAAGTCTATTACAAAAAGGGGCAATATGACCTTGCTATTTCGGACTTTAACAGGGCTATCGAATTAGACCCGGAAATTCAAGATGCCTACAAAAATCGGGGGGATGCCTTTTCCGCTAAGTATAAAGACAAAAAAAGAAGTTGCTCTGATTGGAAAAAGGCCTGTCAATTAGGCCTATGTGAAAACTATGACCTCGCAAAAAAAGAGGGTACATGTAAATAA
- a CDS encoding DNA-binding protein, whose product MKEYEFTLKFSLKNTKENPEKHLGRLAAEGCDDAIVGIGQNGRIALSFTREASNAFDAVYSALSDVKRAIPGAALVEATPDFVGLTDVAKLLGFTRQNLRKLMIASGAEFPTPVHEGKPAIWHLAKVLDWLKKRKKYRIEDSLIEVAKATMQFNVMKETTELDPDLQKQIRPLIS is encoded by the coding sequence ATGAAAGAGTATGAATTTACATTAAAGTTCTCTTTGAAGAATACAAAGGAGAATCCCGAAAAACATTTGGGGCGGTTGGCCGCCGAAGGCTGCGATGACGCCATCGTAGGGATAGGCCAGAATGGTCGCATTGCCTTAAGCTTCACACGCGAGGCATCAAACGCCTTTGACGCCGTTTACAGTGCCCTTTCCGATGTAAAAAGGGCCATACCGGGAGCAGCTCTGGTGGAAGCGACACCCGACTTTGTGGGCCTCACTGATGTAGCAAAGCTCCTCGGATTTACCAGGCAAAACCTGAGAAAGCTCATGATTGCCAGCGGAGCGGAATTCCCCACCCCCGTCCATGAAGGCAAACCTGCCATCTGGCACCTTGCCAAGGTCCTGGACTGGCTGAAGAAAAGAAAAAAATATCGAATTGAAGATAGTCTCATTGAAGTTGCAAAGGCAACCATGCAATTCAATGTAATGAAAGAAACAACCGAACTGGACCCCGACCTTCAGAAGCAGATCCGACCGCTCATTTCCTGA